A window from Dermacentor albipictus isolate Rhodes 1998 colony chromosome 10, USDA_Dalb.pri_finalv2, whole genome shotgun sequence encodes these proteins:
- the LOC139050807 gene encoding uncharacterized protein codes for MSAFFHYIYSSRLDQEPLGMYFSCNKQRGAWNNNPSAAQFHNTYRRQLGEPHVVDLTKVAQRKYTVFRLRALARRITDCTRGTYVRHTLTKQVLFAHQ; via the exons cTACATCTACAGTAGTAGGCTCGACCAGGAGCCACTTGGGATGTACTTTAGCTGTAATAAGCAACGTGGCGCCTGGAACAACAACCCTTCGGCAGCCCAATTCCATAACACGTACAGAAGACAGTTG GGAG AACCACATGTGGTAGACCTGACGAAAGTGGCTCAAAGAAAGTATACGGTCTTTCGCCTTCGTGCACTGGCTCGACGCATCACCGATTGCACCAGAGGTACATATGTCCGCCACACACTCACCAAGCAAGTTCTGTTTGCGCACCAATAG